One genomic window of Undibacterium cyanobacteriorum includes the following:
- the hpnE gene encoding hydroxysqualene dehydroxylase HpnE: protein MWLHSKINKPSKKTIAVVGGGWAGAAAVAELVFAGHQVDWYEASRQLGGRARAVEVEGKMLDNGQHILLGAYRECLNLLKRLGIEQNDSFLRLPLQMVYPNGTGMHFIAPKLPAPLHLAFALLKAHGLNNEDKFALARFSTTARWMDWQLNVDCSVSELLNRYQQTPRLIEFMWRPLCIAALNTLPEHASAQVFLAILRDSLGAKRSASDMLLPKTDLSRLLPDACARLLQENGGRVFLGARIDHLEQHPSFWRIRSNTSTMIPEVNYDALILATPAETSRRLLASMSGIQTPAALSPPIEYSFENSLEASLEKSTEQFKSDTGLFDIPQFEYEAICTCYLQYSSELRLARPFFALRDDPSVQAFGQFVFDRGQLHSDHAGLLAVVVSAPQQEFELPHAELSKLIARQLANDFKMPALENPLWSRIITEKRATFRCTPNLKRPQQTTAYAHLFLAGDYTHSDYPATLETTVRSGVTAARLASS from the coding sequence ATGTGGCTGCATTCGAAAATCAACAAACCATCCAAGAAAACCATCGCGGTCGTTGGCGGAGGTTGGGCTGGTGCTGCCGCCGTCGCAGAGCTCGTTTTTGCTGGGCATCAGGTCGATTGGTATGAAGCTAGCCGTCAACTCGGCGGTCGCGCAAGGGCTGTTGAAGTAGAAGGGAAAATGCTGGATAACGGCCAGCATATTCTGCTCGGGGCCTACCGAGAATGTCTCAATCTACTGAAACGACTAGGCATAGAGCAAAACGATTCTTTTCTCCGCTTGCCGCTCCAAATGGTGTACCCCAATGGCACGGGCATGCACTTTATCGCGCCAAAGTTACCAGCGCCGTTACACCTCGCATTTGCGCTGCTCAAAGCTCATGGTTTAAACAACGAAGACAAATTTGCCTTGGCGCGCTTTTCAACGACCGCTCGCTGGATGGATTGGCAACTCAACGTTGACTGCAGCGTCAGTGAACTTTTGAATCGCTATCAACAGACGCCTCGATTGATCGAATTCATGTGGCGACCACTGTGCATCGCTGCTCTCAACACCTTACCAGAACACGCTTCTGCACAAGTATTCCTCGCCATCCTTCGAGACAGCCTAGGTGCCAAACGCAGTGCATCTGACATGCTACTGCCCAAGACCGATCTAAGTCGATTGTTACCTGACGCCTGTGCTCGACTACTTCAAGAAAATGGTGGCCGTGTTTTTCTTGGTGCTCGAATTGACCATCTGGAACAGCATCCTTCTTTCTGGAGAATTCGAAGTAATACGAGCACCATGATACCCGAGGTGAATTACGATGCATTGATTCTCGCTACACCTGCTGAGACGAGTCGTCGCCTTTTAGCGTCGATGAGTGGCATCCAAACGCCAGCAGCACTATCACCCCCAATCGAGTATTCATTTGAAAACTCGCTCGAAGCATCTCTCGAAAAGTCAACCGAGCAGTTCAAATCAGATACCGGCCTTTTCGACATTCCACAGTTTGAATATGAAGCAATTTGCACCTGCTATTTGCAATACTCATCAGAACTGCGTCTAGCACGACCATTTTTTGCGCTTCGTGACGACCCGAGCGTACAAGCGTTCGGCCAGTTCGTATTCGATCGTGGACAACTGCACAGCGATCACGCGGGTTTGCTCGCTGTTGTTGTCAGCGCCCCCCAACAAGAGTTCGAGCTCCCTCACGCAGAACTCTCGAAACTAATTGCTCGCCAGTTGGCAAATGATTTCAAGATGCCTGCGCTCGAGAATCCACTTTGGTCACGCATCATCACAGAAAAGCGAGCAACCTTCCGCTGCACACCGAATCTAAAGCGCCCCCAGCAAACAACGGCCTACGCGCATCTTTTCTTGGCAGGCGATTACACACACTCAGACTACCCTGCTACGCTCGAGACAACCGTTCGAAGTGGTGTTACCGCTGCGCGCTTAGCTTCTTCCTAG
- a CDS encoding DUF5009 domain-containing protein: MNQITQAKPKLRIESIDCFRGLTFFFMIIVNELHGVPGISKWLKHMPAHADAMSLPDVIFPAFLFIVGMSIPFGVQARKKAGDSNLKIVQHIFLRALGLITMGFFMVNAEAGYDEARMPISIGAWALTSYLAFMLIWGVYQFKNQLVNIGGRLLGIFILAALASIYHGDQTQSWMSPQWWGILGLIGWAYLVSALVYLVTGPCLMKIGVALLGMIAYYAASHSAILFSPALNIFLSQDAHAAHSSIVLCGLLTSTLFFYNGSSVSAIVRLSKAMQFSLVLLFFAFALHNAYPISKIYATPTWCMYSAALCVAIYCLLYFQIDMRCQRKLANLVYPVASNPLICYLMPFVVAGILQVFKVSNPIHGLSGFYGAIACVLYSCLIVFLVGRLNQINFKMRF, translated from the coding sequence ATGAACCAAATAACTCAAGCGAAGCCAAAGTTAAGAATAGAGTCAATTGATTGCTTTCGCGGTCTCACTTTCTTCTTCATGATCATCGTCAATGAACTGCACGGGGTCCCGGGAATATCGAAATGGCTCAAACACATGCCGGCACATGCTGATGCGATGAGTTTGCCTGACGTCATTTTCCCCGCGTTCTTATTCATTGTCGGCATGTCGATTCCTTTTGGAGTGCAAGCGCGAAAAAAAGCTGGCGACTCAAACTTAAAGATCGTTCAGCATATCTTTCTACGTGCGCTTGGCCTGATTACGATGGGTTTCTTTATGGTGAATGCAGAGGCTGGCTACGACGAGGCGCGCATGCCGATTTCAATTGGAGCATGGGCCTTAACGTCCTACCTCGCGTTCATGCTCATTTGGGGCGTCTATCAATTTAAAAATCAGCTCGTCAATATTGGCGGTCGACTGCTCGGAATCTTTATTCTGGCCGCTCTCGCCTCGATTTATCATGGTGACCAAACTCAGTCTTGGATGAGCCCGCAGTGGTGGGGAATACTAGGCCTTATCGGGTGGGCCTATTTAGTAAGCGCTCTGGTTTATTTAGTGACCGGTCCATGTTTGATGAAAATTGGCGTCGCCTTGCTTGGCATGATCGCCTACTATGCTGCAAGCCATAGCGCCATATTATTCTCCCCAGCGCTGAACATTTTCCTGAGCCAAGATGCCCATGCTGCTCACAGTAGTATTGTTCTATGTGGCCTCCTGACAAGTACTCTATTTTTTTACAACGGCTCTTCCGTCAGTGCGATTGTGCGATTAAGCAAAGCCATGCAGTTTAGTCTTGTTCTATTGTTTTTCGCTTTCGCTCTGCATAACGCCTATCCAATTTCTAAGATCTATGCCACGCCAACATGGTGTATGTATTCGGCAGCACTTTGCGTCGCAATCTACTGTTTGCTCTACTTCCAGATTGACATGCGGTGTCAGCGAAAACTGGCAAATCTCGTGTACCCAGTCGCTAGTAATCCACTGATTTGCTATCTCATGCCTTTTGTTGTCGCAGGTATCCTGCAGGTCTTCAAAGTTAGCAATCCAATTCACGGTCTCTCCGGTTTTTATGGTGCAATCGCCTGTGTTCTTTACTCTTGTTTAATTGTTTTTCTCGTGGGACGACTCAATCAAATCAATTTCAAAATGCGGTTCTGA
- a CDS encoding DUF6882 domain-containing protein, whose translation MNKFKNFLLSFFSSGSAKPPEEDTRQFIQSAFNEMIDHNRTHAASWRYGKEMGWTADLDAGVIVFKFAGDRTATCHFQSIGVYDEITGQFTWAWAQKLRKNQQIHARQARNWGRFHRHPHFLEPTFSCNMDEVWNLAAVTRMVSESKNVYRGRVGNKYLFMTTDELQIDTKGAMADWTKARQTKTW comes from the coding sequence ATGAACAAGTTTAAAAATTTTCTTCTTTCTTTCTTCAGCTCTGGTTCTGCAAAACCGCCAGAGGAAGACACCCGCCAATTCATTCAATCTGCGTTCAATGAGATGATTGATCACAATCGAACTCACGCGGCTAGTTGGCGCTATGGTAAAGAAATGGGATGGACCGCAGACCTCGATGCGGGAGTCATTGTCTTCAAATTCGCTGGCGACCGAACGGCCACATGCCACTTCCAAAGTATCGGCGTGTACGACGAAATTACTGGGCAATTCACTTGGGCATGGGCGCAAAAGCTACGTAAAAACCAGCAAATTCACGCACGTCAGGCACGCAACTGGGGACGCTTTCATCGGCATCCACACTTTTTAGAACCGACCTTCAGTTGCAATATGGATGAAGTGTGGAATCTTGCCGCAGTGACCCGAATGGTCTCTGAATCAAAAAATGTTTATCGTGGCCGCGTCGGCAACAAGTATTTGTTCATGACGACCGATGAATTGCAGATCGATACAAAAGGTGCGATGGCCGATTGGACCAAGGCGCGTCAAACAAAGACTTGGTAA
- the hrpA gene encoding ATP-dependent RNA helicase HrpA, translating to MSSHKTTKNSPEKVASDLRQLRDQLRQTAQEVNKQQPFRKKESIARPMNESEVAEKRAENASTRGRRPPAPARTANSAKAVNSANRTPRRDQNGKPAVAARTGPHERADKARPHNVATDLATESLRNPLPPLTFPEELPVSGKRHEIAQALLQHQVIIVCGETGSGKTTQLPKICLELGRGQKGLIGHTQPRRIAASSTAKRIAQELNSPLGEHVGFKVRFTDTLSKGASVKLMTDGILLAETQNDPLLRQYDTIIIDEAHERSLNIDFLLGYLKQILSKRRDLKVIITSATIDAERFSKHFAQGNKPAPIIEVSGRLYPVEIRYRPIQETEKDKDRDLMVAITDAVDELARCGSGDVLVFLPGEREIRDAAEALRKHHPPHVEILPLFARLSVQEQERVLKTSNARRIVLATNVAETSLTVPGIRYVVDAGLARVKRYSYRNKVEQLQVEAIAQSAANQRAGRCGRVAAGVCIRLYDEQEFKQRPAFTEPEILRSSLAAVILRMKSLRLTDVETFPFIEPPLGRAIADGYQLLQELGAMDDNNQLTAVGRELARLPLDPRVGRMILAARDNQALDEVLIIAAALSVQDPRDRPMDAQNAADLAHKKFADEKSEFTSFLKIWKWFEEAIAHKKSNRQLQENCRENFLSQLRLREWREVHSQLLTIVKEQGWRVNELPATYEQLHLSLLTGLLGNIGYKSDEEAHYLGARGIKFFVWPGSYLAKKAGRWIMAAELVDTTRLYGRCLAQIQSEWLEKVGGHLLKKSYGEPRWEKRTGQVSGFERATLYGLVVYSQRRIQYGLIHPEEARQIFIREALVEGDFDTKAPFLAFNQKLVREIENIEHKSRRQDVLVDDHLIAAFYDKLLPAGIYNAVLFEQWYKEASKTQTKLLYLNKDELMRHEAAGVTTDVFPKTMQVAGVPLQLSYHFEPGSPRDGVTLWVPLYSLNQVSNDRCEWLVPGMVKEKVQLLLKSLPQKIRRHCVPLPDYAAGFCDRNEFGKGNFLETLIADIREQKSLQCLTTDFKFEMLPPHLSMNFKVLDEHGRQLDMGRNLASLRAEYGTQARQSFQKLASAEKLALLDTSAGAHSDSSSRNTAAQVSAAPIPTSPGKAKANVTATGGTTSVMQQETLTTWSFGELPELLEVQQGKQSLIGFPALFDKQSHCVIEVFDDPDEALRVHHVGLRRLFALQMKDQIKYLEKNIPNLQQMGMQFMSLGTQEELREQIITSALDRAFMQAPLPKNSGEFNQRREEGKARLNLLANEIARLASVILTEYYGLPKKLQGLKAHPQAMNDMQQQLQQLLTKRFVVDNDYTQLAHFPRYLKAMAVRMDKLRADPSRDTKLMAEWSSVAQAWQRTPKRTGADADPKLTEFRWLLEELRVSLFAQELRTPMPVSVKRLQKVWESMQR from the coding sequence ATGTCATCTCACAAAACAACAAAAAATTCTCCTGAAAAAGTCGCCTCCGATCTACGCCAGCTGCGTGATCAGCTGCGCCAAACGGCGCAAGAGGTCAATAAACAGCAGCCGTTTCGCAAGAAAGAATCGATCGCGAGACCAATGAACGAGTCCGAAGTCGCGGAAAAGCGTGCAGAAAATGCAAGCACACGCGGCCGTCGTCCGCCCGCACCGGCCAGAACCGCAAATTCTGCGAAAGCTGTAAATTCAGCCAATCGAACTCCGCGTCGCGATCAAAACGGGAAGCCGGCCGTTGCCGCTCGAACAGGTCCTCATGAGAGGGCGGACAAGGCTCGCCCACACAATGTTGCGACGGACCTGGCTACCGAGAGTTTGCGCAATCCTCTCCCGCCATTGACCTTCCCTGAAGAGTTACCCGTTTCAGGCAAGCGCCATGAAATCGCGCAAGCTTTATTGCAGCATCAAGTGATCATCGTTTGTGGTGAGACCGGTTCGGGAAAAACCACGCAGTTGCCGAAGATTTGTTTGGAACTTGGGCGTGGGCAAAAGGGCTTGATTGGTCACACCCAACCACGTCGTATCGCCGCATCATCAACCGCCAAGCGTATCGCGCAAGAATTGAATTCGCCTTTGGGTGAACATGTCGGTTTTAAAGTGCGTTTCACCGATACCCTCAGTAAGGGCGCCTCAGTCAAGTTGATGACCGATGGGATCTTGTTAGCGGAAACGCAGAATGATCCGCTGCTGCGGCAATACGATACGATCATCATCGATGAAGCCCATGAGCGCAGCCTGAATATTGATTTCCTTTTGGGATATCTGAAACAGATTTTGTCCAAGCGTCGCGATTTGAAAGTCATCATCACCTCTGCGACGATTGATGCTGAACGTTTCTCCAAACATTTCGCGCAAGGGAATAAACCTGCTCCTATCATCGAAGTATCGGGGCGCTTATATCCTGTCGAGATCCGCTACCGCCCGATTCAAGAGACCGAGAAAGATAAAGATCGCGATTTAATGGTGGCGATTACGGATGCGGTCGATGAGTTAGCACGATGCGGCTCAGGTGACGTGTTGGTCTTCCTGCCAGGTGAGCGAGAAATTCGCGATGCTGCCGAAGCGCTGCGCAAACATCATCCACCACATGTGGAAATCTTGCCTTTGTTTGCGCGTCTGTCCGTGCAAGAACAAGAACGCGTTTTAAAGACCTCGAATGCGCGTCGTATTGTATTGGCCACCAATGTAGCGGAAACATCGTTGACCGTGCCTGGCATTCGCTACGTGGTTGATGCGGGATTGGCACGCGTGAAACGCTATAGTTACCGCAACAAAGTGGAACAGTTACAGGTCGAAGCGATTGCTCAATCGGCCGCGAATCAACGCGCCGGTCGATGCGGGCGTGTGGCAGCAGGTGTCTGTATTCGTCTGTACGACGAGCAAGAGTTTAAGCAGCGTCCGGCTTTTACGGAACCTGAAATTTTGCGTTCATCCTTGGCGGCGGTGATCTTGCGCATGAAGTCATTGCGTTTGACCGATGTCGAAACCTTTCCCTTCATCGAGCCACCTCTAGGTCGCGCCATCGCCGATGGTTACCAGCTGCTGCAAGAGCTGGGGGCAATGGACGACAATAATCAGCTGACTGCGGTTGGACGCGAGCTTGCTCGCTTGCCATTAGATCCGCGTGTTGGTCGCATGATTTTGGCTGCGCGTGATAATCAGGCGCTGGATGAAGTCTTGATTATTGCTGCCGCATTGTCGGTCCAAGATCCGCGTGATCGCCCGATGGATGCGCAAAATGCGGCTGACTTGGCACACAAAAAATTTGCTGATGAGAAGTCGGAGTTCACTTCCTTTCTGAAGATCTGGAAATGGTTCGAAGAGGCGATCGCGCACAAAAAGAGTAATCGGCAATTGCAAGAAAATTGTCGCGAAAATTTTTTGAGTCAACTACGTCTGCGCGAATGGCGCGAAGTGCATTCACAGCTGCTCACGATAGTGAAAGAGCAGGGTTGGCGTGTGAATGAACTCCCCGCCACCTATGAGCAATTGCATCTCTCTTTGTTGACAGGCCTATTAGGTAATATCGGTTATAAGTCCGATGAAGAAGCCCATTATCTTGGTGCCCGTGGCATCAAGTTTTTTGTGTGGCCGGGTTCATACTTAGCGAAGAAAGCAGGACGTTGGATCATGGCCGCGGAGTTGGTAGATACGACACGCTTGTATGGTCGCTGTTTAGCGCAAATTCAATCGGAATGGTTGGAGAAAGTCGGCGGCCATTTGTTGAAAAAATCCTACGGCGAGCCGCGCTGGGAGAAACGCACTGGGCAGGTTTCTGGCTTTGAACGCGCCACTTTGTATGGTCTGGTGGTGTATAGCCAAAGACGGATTCAATACGGCTTGATTCACCCTGAAGAGGCGCGTCAGATTTTTATTCGTGAAGCACTTGTTGAAGGTGACTTTGATACCAAAGCACCGTTCCTAGCCTTCAATCAAAAGTTGGTGCGCGAGATTGAAAACATCGAACATAAATCCCGCCGTCAAGACGTGTTGGTCGATGATCACTTAATCGCTGCTTTTTACGATAAGTTACTACCTGCCGGCATTTACAATGCAGTGCTATTCGAGCAGTGGTATAAGGAAGCCAGTAAGACACAAACGAAGCTGCTATATCTCAACAAAGATGAGTTGATGCGGCATGAAGCGGCGGGTGTAACGACGGATGTGTTCCCGAAAACCATGCAAGTTGCCGGCGTGCCGCTGCAGCTGTCCTATCATTTCGAGCCGGGAAGTCCGCGTGATGGTGTAACGCTGTGGGTACCTTTGTACTCGCTCAATCAAGTGTCGAATGATCGCTGCGAATGGTTAGTGCCAGGCATGGTGAAGGAAAAAGTTCAACTGTTGTTGAAATCCCTGCCGCAGAAAATACGTCGCCATTGCGTGCCTTTGCCGGACTATGCGGCAGGCTTTTGTGATCGCAATGAATTCGGTAAAGGGAATTTCCTAGAGACCTTGATCGCCGATATTCGTGAGCAAAAAAGCTTGCAATGTTTGACCACTGACTTCAAGTTTGAAATGCTGCCACCGCATTTGAGTATGAACTTCAAGGTCTTGGATGAGCACGGTCGCCAGCTTGATATGGGACGTAATCTCGCAAGTCTGCGCGCTGAATACGGCACGCAAGCACGGCAAAGTTTTCAGAAGCTGGCAAGCGCCGAGAAACTTGCTTTACTCGACACGTCGGCTGGCGCTCATTCCGACTCCAGTTCACGCAATACCGCGGCACAAGTCTCTGCAGCACCAATACCAACTAGCCCGGGGAAAGCGAAGGCTAATGTCACCGCAACAGGTGGCACAACGTCGGTCATGCAGCAAGAGACACTGACCACATGGTCGTTTGGCGAATTACCAGAATTGCTTGAAGTGCAGCAGGGCAAACAAAGTTTGATTGGTTTCCCAGCCTTGTTCGATAAGCAAAGCCATTGCGTCATCGAAGTATTTGATGATCCTGATGAAGCATTGCGCGTGCATCATGTTGGTTTGCGACGTTTGTTCGCCTTACAGATGAAAGATCAAATCAAATATCTGGAAAAAAACATCCCCAATTTGCAGCAAATGGGAATGCAATTTATGTCGTTGGGTACGCAAGAAGAGTTGCGCGAGCAGATTATTACGAGTGCGCTCGATCGCGCCTTCATGCAAGCACCATTGCCGAAAAATTCGGGTGAATTTAATCAACGGCGCGAAGAAGGCAAAGCGCGTTTGAATCTCTTAGCCAATGAGATCGCGCGACTCGCCTCGGTGATTTTGACTGAGTACTACGGCTTACCGAAAAAGCTGCAAGGCTTAAAGGCTCATCCGCAAGCAATGAACGATATGCAGCAACAGTTGCAGCAGCTATTGACCAAGCGCTTTGTGGTCGACAATGATTACACGCAGTTGGCGCATTTCCCGCGTTATTTGAAAGCGATGGCTGTGCGCATGGATAAGCTGCGCGCAGATCCAAGTCGCGATACGAAGTTGATGGCGGAGTGGAGTAGCGTGGCACAAGCGTGGCAGCGTACTCCAAAACGAACGGGAGCAGATGCGGATCCGAAGCTAACGGAATTCCGTTGGTTGCTGGAAGAGTTGCGCGTCTCGCTTTTTGCGCAAGAGTTGCGGACGCCGATGCCGGTGTCTGTGAAGCGTTTGCAGAAGGTGTGGGAGAGTATGCAGCGTTAG
- the argA gene encoding amino-acid N-acetyltransferase, with the protein MENSVQFVHWLRSVAPYIHAFRGKTFVVAFPGELVVAGALPVLAQDLSLLHALGIKIVIVHGSRPQVAEQLALRNVEGRFHNGVRITDTAALECSKEAAGELRLDIEAAFSQGLPNTPMAHSAIRIISGNFITAKPIGIVDGVDFQLTGVTRKIAYDTIGRILDAGSLVLLSPLGFSPTGEAFNLTMEDVAVSAATALRADKLIIISETPMMVDQDGDEIRELSFKQAESELEKDYLPADASFYLEHAVKASRGGVPRIHIVPYKIDGSALLELFTHDGVGTMVSTENLESLREATIEDVGGIIKLIEPLEADGTLVKRGRELIEREINYFSVIEHDGVIFGCAALYPFPFDKMGEMACLTVNPEVQSQGDGERILKHIEKRARRAGFHSLFVLTTRTAHWFLKRGFVQATVDDLPKDRQKMYNWQRKSLVLIKQL; encoded by the coding sequence ATGGAAAATTCTGTTCAATTCGTTCATTGGCTGCGCTCAGTCGCGCCGTATATTCATGCATTCCGAGGAAAAACCTTTGTGGTCGCCTTCCCAGGAGAGCTCGTGGTCGCTGGCGCCCTGCCCGTTTTGGCACAGGATTTATCGCTACTACATGCACTCGGCATCAAAATTGTGATCGTGCATGGTTCCCGTCCGCAAGTTGCCGAACAGCTGGCATTGCGTAATGTCGAGGGCCGCTTTCACAATGGCGTGCGGATTACCGACACAGCAGCCTTGGAATGCTCGAAAGAAGCCGCGGGTGAGTTGCGCTTGGATATCGAAGCAGCATTCAGCCAAGGTTTGCCGAACACACCGATGGCCCATAGTGCGATCCGCATTATCTCGGGCAATTTCATCACCGCAAAGCCGATTGGTATCGTCGATGGTGTTGATTTTCAACTCACTGGTGTCACCCGAAAAATCGCCTACGATACGATCGGTCGCATTTTGGATGCCGGCAGTTTGGTCTTGCTTTCGCCTCTGGGATTCTCACCTACTGGCGAAGCCTTCAACTTGACCATGGAAGATGTGGCAGTTTCAGCTGCCACGGCTTTACGTGCCGACAAATTGATTATCATCTCTGAGACGCCGATGATGGTGGATCAAGATGGCGATGAAATTCGTGAACTCTCGTTCAAACAAGCTGAATCGGAATTAGAGAAAGACTACCTTCCTGCCGATGCCAGTTTTTATCTCGAACACGCGGTCAAAGCTTCACGTGGCGGCGTACCGCGTATTCACATCGTGCCTTACAAGATCGATGGCTCTGCCTTGCTCGAGTTATTCACGCATGATGGCGTCGGCACCATGGTCTCGACTGAAAATCTCGAAAGCTTGCGCGAAGCGACGATCGAAGACGTCGGCGGTATCATTAAATTGATCGAACCACTCGAGGCCGACGGCACCTTGGTGAAACGCGGTCGTGAATTGATCGAACGTGAAATCAATTATTTCTCAGTCATCGAGCATGACGGAGTGATTTTCGGTTGTGCTGCGCTATACCCCTTCCCATTCGACAAAATGGGCGAGATGGCCTGTTTAACAGTAAATCCAGAAGTCCAGAGCCAAGGCGATGGCGAACGCATTTTGAAGCATATTGAAAAGCGCGCACGCCGTGCCGGTTTCCATTCGCTCTTCGTGCTGACGACTCGTACCGCGCACTGGTTCTTGAAACGAGGATTTGTCCAAGCGACTGTCGACGACCTCCCTAAAGATCGTCAGAAAATGTACAACTGGCAACGCAAATCCTTGGTCTTGATCAAGCAACTGTAA
- a CDS encoding oxidative damage protection protein, with translation MARMVHCIKLDKEAEGLDFPPYPGELGQKIFNSVSKEAWAAWIKHQTMLVNENRLNLADVRARKYLATQMEKHFFGDGADAAQGYVPPSA, from the coding sequence ATGGCCCGTATGGTCCACTGCATCAAATTAGACAAAGAAGCAGAAGGCTTAGATTTCCCACCTTACCCTGGTGAATTAGGTCAAAAGATTTTCAATAGTGTTTCGAAAGAAGCTTGGGCAGCATGGATCAAGCATCAAACCATGTTGGTCAATGAAAATCGCCTGAACTTAGCCGATGTGCGTGCACGCAAGTATCTCGCGACACAAATGGAAAAACACTTTTTCGGCGACGGTGCCGATGCGGCGCAAGGCTACGTTCCGCCATCAGCCTAA
- the aceB gene encoding malate synthase A has product MTQLRLPEGMHISAPIEPGFEQILTFEALSLVAKLSRSFELRRQELLAKRVERAQRMDQGERPDFLPETAAIRAGDWTIAPLPAALQCRRVEITGPVERKMIINALNSGADSYMTDFEDSNTPNWQNQIQGQINLRDAVRREIRLEQNGKTYQLNEKIATLVVRPRGWHLDEKHVMVDGKRVSGGIFDFALFMFHNAKEQIARGAGPFFYLPKMESHLEARLWNDIFVMTQNELGLPQGTIKATVLIETIVAAFEMDEILYELREHSSGLNAGRWDYIFSCIKKFKNDSDFCLADRAKVTMTAPFMRAYALLLLKTCHKRNAPAIGGMSALIPIKNDPEKNEVAMGGVRSDKARDAGDGYDGGWVAHPGLVDLAMTEFKKVLGDAQNQISKQRPDVEVSAADLLNFQPETPITEAGLRYNINVGIHYLGAWLAGNGCVPIHNLMEDAATAEISRSQVWQWIRSSKGKLEDGRKITADMVKAMIVEELVKVKQSVGDGPTYDRAANIFEDMSTSAAFAEFLTLPLYEEI; this is encoded by the coding sequence ATGACACAACTACGTTTACCAGAGGGCATGCACATTAGTGCACCTATCGAACCAGGTTTTGAACAGATCTTAACTTTTGAGGCGCTGAGTTTGGTCGCCAAACTGAGCCGTAGCTTCGAGCTGCGTCGCCAGGAGCTATTGGCAAAACGAGTCGAGCGTGCGCAACGGATGGATCAAGGTGAGCGCCCAGATTTTTTACCCGAGACAGCAGCCATTCGTGCCGGCGATTGGACCATCGCGCCGCTGCCTGCTGCTTTGCAATGTCGTCGTGTAGAAATCACCGGTCCTGTTGAACGTAAGATGATCATCAACGCGCTCAATTCTGGTGCCGATAGTTACATGACCGATTTCGAAGATTCGAACACACCAAACTGGCAGAATCAGATTCAAGGACAAATCAATTTGCGTGATGCTGTACGTCGTGAAATCCGCTTAGAGCAAAACGGTAAGACCTATCAGTTGAATGAAAAGATCGCGACCTTGGTGGTGCGTCCGCGTGGCTGGCACCTCGATGAAAAGCATGTAATGGTGGATGGCAAACGTGTTTCGGGCGGCATCTTTGATTTTGCCTTGTTCATGTTCCATAACGCCAAAGAACAGATTGCGCGTGGTGCGGGTCCATTCTTCTATTTGCCGAAGATGGAGTCGCATTTAGAAGCTCGTCTGTGGAACGATATTTTTGTGATGACACAAAATGAGTTGGGTCTGCCGCAAGGCACGATTAAGGCGACGGTTTTGATCGAAACCATCGTTGCTGCGTTCGAGATGGATGAGATTTTGTATGAACTGCGCGAGCATAGTTCTGGTCTCAATGCAGGTCGTTGGGATTACATTTTCTCGTGCATTAAAAAGTTCAAGAACGACAGTGATTTCTGCCTCGCTGATCGTGCGAAAGTCACGATGACAGCGCCATTTATGCGCGCCTATGCTTTGCTGTTATTGAAGACCTGCCATAAGCGAAATGCGCCAGCGATTGGTGGTATGTCGGCCTTGATCCCCATTAAGAATGACCCCGAGAAAAACGAAGTCGCGATGGGCGGTGTTCGTAGTGACAAGGCACGTGATGCTGGTGATGGCTATGATGGTGGTTGGGTCGCACATCCGGGTTTGGTTGATTTAGCGATGACCGAATTTAAGAAGGTCCTCGGCGATGCACAGAATCAAATCAGTAAGCAACGTCCTGATGTCGAAGTTAGCGCCGCAGATCTTCTGAATTTCCAACCAGAGACACCAATCACCGAGGCAGGTTTGCGTTACAACATCAACGTTGGTATTCACTACCTCGGCGCATGGTTAGCAGGCAATGGGTGCGTGCCGATTCACAATTTGATGGAAGATGCCGCGACTGCAGAGATTAGCCGTTCGCAAGTCTGGCAGTGGATACGTTCTAGCAAAGGCAAACTGGAAGATGGACGTAAGATCACCGCTGACATGGTGAAAGCGATGATTGTTGAGGAGTTGGTGAAAGTGAAGCAAAGTGTTGGCGATGGCCCGACTTATGATCGCGCTGCCAATATTTTTGAAGACATGTCGACCTCTGCTGCCTTCGCTGAGTTCTTGACGCTACCATTGTACGAAGAGATCTAA